The following coding sequences are from one Microbacterium wangchenii window:
- a CDS encoding glutamyl-tRNA reductase: protein MLLCVSASHKTASFELLERLSVPSTPVAPLIAAHSECVQGAVVVATCNRFEAYVDMDEPVTASRVVGVEATLAAIESATGVSAAELEGSYRVLGGDEVAEHLFAVASGLESVVIGEGEIAGQVRRSLKESRRLGTTSGELERLFQRASEAQRGVKNATALSRAGRSLVRLALELADSRIADWSALRVLLVGTGAYAAATVAALRDQGAQDISVYSPSGRGAKFAAKYGLHNLAAERYPSVAAHADLVITCTSAEHPVLSADTLAAGRTGSETVGPAAEVPPAGPLARRLVIDLGLPRNVDPDVAGVPGVDLLDLETIRLHAPVEELQATDAAREVVRDAARRFAVVGERRNVTPGIVALRTHAFGVLEGEIARARARGDDDGRTEQALRHLVGVLLHAPTARAHELAELGRGEEYFAALSTLFGMEVADEEPDAAASDTGAA, encoded by the coding sequence GTGCTGCTGTGCGTCTCCGCGAGTCACAAGACCGCGTCCTTCGAGCTCCTCGAGCGCCTCAGCGTCCCCTCCACGCCCGTCGCCCCCCTCATCGCGGCGCACTCCGAATGCGTGCAGGGCGCCGTCGTGGTCGCCACGTGCAACCGCTTCGAGGCCTACGTCGACATGGATGAACCGGTCACCGCCTCCCGCGTCGTCGGCGTGGAGGCCACGCTCGCCGCGATCGAATCGGCCACCGGCGTCTCCGCCGCCGAACTGGAGGGCTCGTACCGGGTCCTCGGCGGCGACGAGGTCGCCGAGCATCTGTTCGCCGTGGCATCCGGACTGGAATCGGTCGTCATCGGTGAAGGCGAGATCGCCGGACAGGTGCGCCGGTCGCTGAAGGAATCGCGTCGTCTGGGCACGACCTCGGGCGAGCTCGAACGGCTGTTCCAGCGGGCCTCGGAAGCCCAGCGCGGCGTGAAGAACGCCACGGCCCTCAGCCGCGCCGGACGCTCGCTCGTGCGTCTCGCCCTCGAACTTGCCGACAGCCGGATCGCCGACTGGTCGGCGCTGCGCGTGCTGCTGGTGGGCACCGGCGCCTACGCCGCCGCCACCGTCGCGGCACTGCGGGACCAGGGCGCGCAGGACATCTCGGTGTACTCGCCGTCGGGCCGGGGCGCGAAGTTCGCGGCGAAGTACGGCCTGCACAACCTCGCCGCCGAGCGTTATCCGTCCGTCGCCGCGCACGCCGACCTCGTCATCACGTGCACCTCTGCGGAGCATCCCGTCCTCAGCGCCGACACCCTGGCAGCCGGCCGGACCGGGTCCGAAACGGTCGGCCCCGCAGCCGAGGTGCCCCCTGCCGGCCCCCTCGCGCGCCGGCTCGTGATCGACCTCGGCCTGCCGCGCAACGTCGATCCCGACGTGGCCGGAGTCCCCGGCGTCGACCTGCTCGATCTGGAGACCATCCGGCTGCACGCTCCGGTGGAGGAGCTGCAGGCCACCGACGCCGCCCGCGAGGTCGTGCGCGACGCCGCGCGACGCTTCGCCGTGGTCGGCGAGCGCCGCAACGTCACCCCCGGGATCGTCGCGCTGCGCACGCACGCGTTCGGAGTGCTCGAGGGTGAGATCGCGCGCGCCCGGGCGCGCGGAGACGACGACGGTCGCACCGAGCAGGCGCTCCGCCACCTCGTCGGCGTGCTGCTGCACGCCCCCACGGCGCGCGCGCACGAGCTCGCCGAACTGGGGCGCGGCGAGGAGTACTTCGCCGCCCTGTCGACGCTCTTCGGCATGGAGGTGGCCGACGAGGAGCCCGACGCCGCCGCATCCGATACCGGCGCCGCCTGA
- the hemE gene encoding uroporphyrinogen decarboxylase, with protein MGDVASPDAPLLRALRGDRPDRTPVWFMRQAGRSLPEYRELRVGTRMLDACLTPDLAAEITLQPVRRHGVDAGIFFSDIVIPLRLAGIDVEIEPGRGPVFADPVRTASDVARVTAIDPAAVALAAGPVREAVRIVTDELGDTPLIGFAGAPFTLAAYLVEGAPSKEHLRARAMMHSDPASWHRLAGWLAAVSSAFLQAQVAAGASAVQLFDSWAGSLSTADYRAFAAPHSRAAFEGVTVPRIHFGVGTGPFLADMRLDGIADAVGVDWRQPLDEAAAVLGEDTTVQGNIDPALLSAPEEVLLAHVSDVLARGRRARAHILNLGHGVPPDTDPAVLSRIVAFAHEEAA; from the coding sequence ATGGGAGACGTGGCCTCACCCGATGCACCCCTCCTCCGCGCCCTCCGCGGCGACCGCCCCGACCGCACCCCGGTGTGGTTCATGCGCCAGGCCGGCCGCTCCCTGCCGGAGTACCGCGAGCTGCGCGTGGGCACGCGCATGCTGGACGCGTGCCTGACGCCGGACCTCGCGGCCGAGATCACGCTGCAGCCGGTGCGCCGCCACGGAGTGGACGCGGGCATCTTCTTCAGCGACATCGTCATCCCGCTGCGCCTCGCCGGCATCGACGTGGAGATCGAGCCCGGACGCGGCCCGGTCTTCGCCGACCCGGTGCGCACCGCATCCGACGTCGCGCGCGTCACGGCGATCGATCCGGCCGCCGTCGCCCTGGCTGCCGGCCCCGTGCGCGAGGCCGTCCGGATCGTCACCGACGAGCTCGGCGACACGCCCCTCATCGGATTCGCCGGCGCCCCCTTCACGCTCGCTGCGTACCTCGTGGAGGGTGCCCCGTCGAAGGAGCACCTGCGTGCGCGCGCCATGATGCACTCCGATCCCGCCTCCTGGCACCGCCTGGCCGGATGGCTCGCCGCCGTGTCGTCGGCGTTCCTGCAGGCCCAGGTGGCGGCCGGCGCCTCGGCCGTGCAGCTGTTCGACTCGTGGGCCGGCTCCCTCTCCACCGCCGATTACCGGGCCTTTGCCGCGCCGCACTCGCGCGCGGCGTTCGAGGGGGTGACGGTGCCCCGCATCCACTTCGGCGTGGGCACGGGACCGTTCCTGGCCGACATGCGCCTGGACGGGATCGCCGACGCGGTGGGCGTCGACTGGCGCCAGCCGTTGGATGAGGCGGCCGCGGTGCTCGGGGAGGACACGACGGTGCAGGGCAACATCGACCCCGCGCTGCTGTCCGCTCCCGAGGAGGTCCTGCTCGCGCATGTCTCGGACGTCCTGGCGCGCGGTCGACGTGCGCGCGCGCACATCCTCAACCTCGGCCACGGCGTGCCGCCCGACACCGATCCGGCAGTCCTGAGCCGGATCGTCGCCTTCGCCCACGAGGAGGCCGCATGA
- a CDS encoding class I SAM-dependent methyltransferase produces the protein MTDTQTSVVDEADRALKAKHRAMWASGDYPALASDLIWSLGPRLVDAVGVQAGDRVLDVAAGSGNAAIPAALRGATVVASDLTPELFDAGRRRAREAGAELEWREADAEALPFPDDAFDAVVSSVGVMFAPHHERSATEILRVARPGGRIGVLSWTPQGFVGRMFATMKPFNAPPPPGAQPAPLWGDDAHVRELFGASVTDFSAVRETVTIDRFDTGGRFREYFASHYGPTIAVYRRIADDPAQVAALDAALDALADAAIVDGRMQWEYLLVTATVR, from the coding sequence ATGACCGATACGCAGACATCCGTCGTCGATGAGGCCGATCGCGCGCTCAAGGCGAAGCATCGTGCGATGTGGGCGTCGGGGGACTATCCGGCGCTCGCGAGCGATCTGATCTGGTCGCTCGGCCCGCGCCTGGTCGATGCCGTCGGCGTCCAGGCCGGCGACCGCGTTCTCGATGTCGCCGCCGGCAGCGGCAATGCCGCGATCCCCGCGGCGCTGCGCGGAGCCACGGTGGTCGCCTCCGACCTCACACCGGAGTTGTTCGACGCCGGTCGCCGGCGTGCACGGGAGGCGGGGGCCGAACTGGAATGGCGCGAGGCGGACGCCGAGGCGCTCCCCTTCCCCGACGATGCGTTCGATGCGGTCGTCTCCAGCGTCGGCGTGATGTTCGCGCCGCACCACGAGCGCTCTGCAACCGAGATCCTGCGCGTCGCGCGCCCCGGCGGACGGATCGGCGTGCTCAGCTGGACGCCGCAGGGATTCGTGGGCCGCATGTTCGCCACGATGAAGCCGTTCAACGCGCCGCCCCCGCCGGGAGCGCAGCCGGCACCGCTGTGGGGCGACGACGCGCACGTGCGCGAGCTGTTCGGCGCATCCGTCACCGACTTCTCCGCCGTGCGCGAGACGGTCACGATCGACCGCTTCGATACGGGCGGCCGGTTCCGCGAGTACTTCGCCTCGCACTACGGGCCCACCATCGCGGTCTATCGGCGCATCGCCGACGACCCCGCGCAGGTGGCGGCGCTGGATGCGGCGCTGGACGCGCTGGCCGATGCGGCGATCGTCGACGGCCGGATGCAGTGGGAGTACCTCCTGGTGACCGCCACCGTGCGGTGA
- a CDS encoding glycosyltransferase family 2 protein, which produces MTEPTTVRVSVIIPVFEPGAGFDDLIASLDRQTLDAGRFEVLLCDDGSGPETRDRLARVAESRPNVRVLTLPHTGWPGAPRNAGIDAARGQYVFFSDQDDRLFEGALEHLCDYADRHSSDVVIGKVVGVGRRIPQMFRRDIPHAQLGKDPLLELLTPHKLFRTSFLREHGIRFPDGKVRLEDHLFVMQAYFAATTISILSSERCYAWLKNPGSASSSRIDPETYFPHLEAVLDIVEEHTTPGPLRDTLLRHWYRGKILKRLGGRRMVRYPDDYRARFLDVVIPLSRRRFGPGVQQGLAFPLRVRSALLLGDHRDELVRLAEFEAALTCSADLTAARWMRRGKLVLTVRVGALRVGDQPLVFEERPVAAEHGAADAGSGATRALVWRPPAHLGLDVLPEETFDATRDLRDDQVELFLRDRRGPARRVPGPVARRLDAATLTIDPLHTFSRRSTSRGGPLRVRVQHAGWSVTVPLRADQATVDAVGRSPLLAGRRCTLTGNDDGTLALKREWPRGQARDTVARAVRRAGRAVRRIRRRGSGAGGRMAA; this is translated from the coding sequence GTGACGGAACCGACGACAGTACGGGTGAGCGTCATCATTCCCGTGTTCGAGCCCGGTGCCGGCTTCGACGACCTCATCGCGTCGCTGGACAGGCAGACACTCGACGCCGGTCGGTTCGAGGTGCTCCTGTGCGACGACGGCTCGGGCCCGGAGACCCGGGACCGCCTCGCGCGCGTGGCCGAGAGCCGGCCGAACGTGCGCGTCCTCACCCTCCCGCACACCGGGTGGCCCGGCGCTCCACGCAACGCCGGCATCGACGCCGCCCGCGGGCAGTACGTCTTCTTCTCCGACCAGGACGACCGCCTGTTCGAGGGAGCGCTGGAGCACCTGTGCGATTACGCCGACCGTCACTCCTCCGACGTCGTCATCGGCAAGGTCGTGGGGGTCGGCCGGCGCATCCCGCAGATGTTCCGGCGCGACATCCCGCACGCGCAGCTCGGCAAAGACCCGCTCCTGGAACTCCTCACGCCGCACAAGCTCTTCCGCACCTCGTTCCTGCGCGAGCACGGCATCCGCTTCCCCGACGGCAAGGTGCGCCTCGAGGACCACCTGTTCGTGATGCAGGCGTACTTCGCCGCCACGACCATCTCCATCCTCTCCAGCGAACGCTGCTACGCGTGGCTGAAGAACCCCGGCAGTGCCAGCTCGTCCCGGATCGATCCGGAGACCTACTTCCCCCACCTGGAGGCCGTGCTCGACATCGTGGAGGAGCACACCACCCCGGGCCCGCTGCGCGACACACTCCTGCGGCACTGGTACCGCGGCAAGATCCTCAAGCGGCTGGGCGGACGGCGGATGGTCCGCTACCCCGACGACTACCGCGCCCGGTTCCTCGACGTCGTCATCCCGCTCTCGCGCCGCAGATTCGGGCCCGGCGTCCAGCAGGGCCTCGCCTTCCCGCTGCGCGTGCGGTCGGCGCTGCTGCTCGGCGATCATCGCGACGAGCTCGTCCGCCTGGCCGAGTTCGAGGCCGCGCTCACGTGCAGCGCCGACCTGACCGCAGCCCGGTGGATGCGCCGGGGCAAGCTCGTCCTCACCGTCCGCGTCGGCGCCCTGCGCGTGGGGGACCAGCCACTCGTGTTCGAGGAGCGGCCGGTCGCGGCCGAGCACGGTGCCGCGGATGCCGGCTCGGGTGCCACGAGGGCGCTCGTGTGGCGGCCCCCCGCGCACCTGGGCCTCGACGTCCTGCCGGAGGAGACGTTCGATGCGACGCGTGACCTGCGGGACGACCAGGTCGAGCTCTTCCTGCGCGACCGGCGCGGCCCCGCCCGCCGCGTCCCCGGCCCGGTGGCGAGGAGGCTGGACGCCGCGACGCTGACCATCGATCCGCTGCACACCTTCAGCCGTCGCAGCACCTCGCGCGGCGGCCCGCTCCGCGTGCGCGTGCAGCACGCCGGCTGGAGCGTCACGGTGCCGCTGCGGGCCGATCAGGCCACCGTCGACGCCGTCGGACGCTCGCCCCTGCTCGCCGGCCGCCGGTGCACGCTGACCGGCAACGACGACGGGACGCTGGCCCTGAAGCGCGAGTGGCCGCGCGGGCAGGCGCGCGACACGGTGGCCCGTGCTGTGCGCCGCGCCGGCCGGGCGGTGCGCCGCATCCGCCGGCGGGGCTCCGGCGCCGGTGGAAGGATGGCAGCATGA
- a CDS encoding SDR family oxidoreductase, whose protein sequence is MDTSDFSPRRAIVTASDSGIGAACAVALAEAGMDVGITWHSDEEGAERTAEAVRARGGRAVIARFDATDLASAGGVIDGLAEELGGVDVFVNNAGGGSGGGALDLDLDGWRQDLGLNLDGAFVAIQAAARRMAAAGTGGRIIAITSVHEHQPRVGSAAYVAAKHGLGGLVKTLAQELGAQGITVNAVAPGEIATPLNDMDSEDAQKTHRPGIPLGRPGRPEEIAAVVAFLASPAASYVTGASWVVDGGMLQMGPQAGSDLTSDDWRNAG, encoded by the coding sequence ATGGACACCTCCGACTTCTCCCCCCGCCGTGCCATCGTCACCGCCTCGGACTCGGGAATCGGCGCGGCGTGCGCCGTCGCCCTCGCCGAAGCGGGCATGGACGTCGGCATCACGTGGCACTCCGACGAAGAGGGCGCAGAGCGCACCGCCGAGGCCGTGCGCGCGCGCGGCGGTCGCGCCGTGATCGCCCGGTTCGACGCCACCGACCTCGCCTCCGCGGGCGGTGTCATCGACGGCCTCGCCGAGGAGCTCGGCGGCGTCGACGTCTTCGTCAACAACGCCGGCGGCGGCTCGGGCGGCGGCGCCCTCGACCTCGATCTCGACGGCTGGCGACAGGACCTCGGCCTGAACCTGGACGGCGCCTTCGTCGCCATCCAGGCCGCGGCGCGGCGGATGGCCGCGGCCGGAACGGGCGGCCGCATCATCGCGATCACGAGCGTCCACGAGCATCAGCCCCGCGTGGGCAGCGCCGCCTACGTCGCGGCCAAGCACGGCCTCGGCGGCCTCGTGAAGACCCTGGCGCAGGAGCTCGGCGCCCAGGGCATCACGGTCAACGCCGTCGCCCCCGGCGAGATCGCGACGCCTCTGAACGACATGGACTCCGAGGACGCGCAGAAGACGCACCGCCCGGGCATCCCCCTCGGTCGCCCGGGGCGGCCCGAGGAGATCGCCGCGGTCGTGGCATTCCTGGCCTCCCCCGCCGCCTCCTACGTCACCGGCGCGAGCTGGGTGGTCGACGGTGGGATGCTGCAGATGGGGCCGCAGGCCGGCTCCGACCTCACGAGCGACGACTGGCGCAACGCCGGCTGA
- a CDS encoding glycine--tRNA ligase, translated as MAEQSRLDKVIALARHRGFVFQAGEIYGGSRSAWDYGPLGTELKENIRRQWWQTFVRGRGDMVGLDSSIILPKRVWEASGHVATFTDPLVECLHCHKRFRADNLIDDFEARKGRPAENGLADVPCPNCGTKGQYTEPKAFSGLVKTYLGVVDDESGLYYLRPETAQGIFVNFSNVLTASRRKPPFGVGQVGKAFRNEITPGNFIFRTREFEQMEIEYFTPPAEANEWFEHWVEACWNWFIDLGIDADNMRRYDVPAEDRAHYSDGTIDVEYRFGFPGKEWGELMGVANRTDYDLKSHSEASGQSLTFFDQASGEKYTPFVIEPSFGLTRAMMAFLVDSYVEEEVPNAKGGVDTRTVLKLDPRLAPVKVAVLPLSRNERLSPLAREVADGLRGMWNVDFDDAGAIGRRYRRQDEIGTPYCVTVDFDSLDDRAVTVRDRDTMAQERVPLDVLHAYLTERLRGA; from the coding sequence GTGGCCGAACAGTCCCGCCTCGACAAGGTCATCGCCCTCGCCCGCCACCGCGGGTTCGTCTTCCAGGCGGGCGAGATCTACGGCGGATCCCGCTCCGCGTGGGACTACGGGCCCCTGGGCACGGAGCTGAAGGAGAACATCCGCCGCCAGTGGTGGCAGACCTTCGTCCGCGGGCGCGGCGACATGGTGGGGCTGGACTCCTCGATCATCCTGCCCAAGCGCGTGTGGGAGGCATCCGGACACGTCGCGACCTTCACCGACCCGCTCGTGGAGTGCCTGCACTGCCACAAGCGCTTCCGCGCCGACAACCTGATCGACGACTTCGAGGCGCGCAAGGGCCGGCCGGCCGAGAACGGGCTCGCGGATGTCCCGTGCCCGAACTGCGGCACGAAGGGGCAGTACACCGAGCCGAAGGCGTTCTCGGGCCTGGTGAAGACGTACCTGGGCGTCGTCGACGACGAGAGCGGCCTGTACTACCTGCGTCCGGAGACGGCGCAGGGCATCTTCGTCAACTTCAGCAACGTGCTCACCGCGTCGCGGCGCAAGCCGCCGTTCGGCGTCGGTCAGGTCGGCAAGGCGTTCCGCAACGAGATCACCCCCGGCAACTTCATCTTCCGCACGCGCGAGTTCGAGCAGATGGAGATCGAGTACTTCACGCCGCCCGCCGAGGCGAACGAGTGGTTCGAGCACTGGGTGGAGGCGTGCTGGAACTGGTTCATCGACCTCGGCATCGACGCCGACAACATGCGCCGCTACGACGTCCCGGCCGAAGACCGCGCGCACTACTCCGACGGCACGATCGACGTCGAGTACCGCTTCGGCTTCCCCGGCAAGGAGTGGGGCGAGCTCATGGGTGTCGCCAACCGCACCGATTACGACCTGAAGAGCCACTCCGAGGCATCCGGTCAGAGCCTGACCTTCTTCGACCAGGCGTCGGGGGAGAAGTACACGCCGTTCGTGATCGAGCCCTCGTTCGGCCTGACTCGCGCCATGATGGCGTTCCTCGTCGACTCGTACGTCGAGGAGGAGGTTCCCAACGCCAAGGGCGGCGTCGATACGCGCACCGTCCTCAAGCTCGACCCGCGCCTGGCTCCCGTGAAGGTCGCGGTGCTGCCGCTCTCGCGCAACGAGCGGCTCTCCCCGCTCGCGCGCGAGGTCGCCGACGGGCTGCGCGGCATGTGGAACGTCGACTTCGACGACGCCGGAGCGATCGGGCGGCGCTACCGCCGTCAGGACGAGATCGGCACGCCCTACTGCGTCACGGTCGACTTCGACTCGCTCGACGACCGCGCCGTCACGGTGCGCGACCGCGACACGATGGCGCAGGAGCGCGTGCCCCTCGACGTCCTCCACGCCTACCTGACCGAGCGCCTCCGCGGCGCCTGA
- a CDS encoding arginase family protein translates to MPVVLTHFAGRAGDHSDRAMAASPVLTAVLAERLAVEPIVIGERRPVEPSPWDEALVVAAPAFAELAGHFDRLFRAGASPVTALSRCAVALATLPVVVRHRPDAVVVWFDAHADLNTPQTTTTGFLGGLALSGPVGLWDSGWGAGLALTDVILVGARDLDPAEQRLVDGGSVTLVPVGSDMDDDLGRAIAGRPVYVHIDCDVLEPGTVPTDYRVPGGMTLAQLSACARAIARSEVVGVQIAELEADAADPGSSRPAGAITDALEPVLQALS, encoded by the coding sequence GTGCCCGTCGTCCTGACCCACTTCGCCGGTCGAGCCGGTGACCACAGCGATCGCGCCATGGCTGCCTCCCCTGTCCTGACGGCGGTGCTGGCGGAGCGACTCGCGGTCGAGCCCATCGTGATCGGTGAGCGCCGGCCCGTGGAGCCGTCCCCGTGGGATGAGGCGCTGGTCGTCGCGGCGCCGGCCTTCGCGGAGCTGGCCGGGCACTTCGACCGCCTCTTCCGCGCCGGTGCATCGCCCGTCACCGCCCTCAGCCGGTGCGCCGTCGCCCTGGCGACGCTGCCGGTCGTCGTGAGGCACCGGCCGGATGCGGTGGTGGTGTGGTTCGACGCGCACGCCGATCTCAACACCCCTCAGACCACGACGACGGGCTTCCTCGGCGGCCTCGCGCTGTCCGGTCCGGTGGGGTTGTGGGACTCCGGATGGGGAGCGGGGCTCGCCCTGACGGACGTGATCCTCGTGGGAGCCCGCGACCTCGACCCCGCCGAACAGCGCCTCGTCGACGGTGGCTCCGTGACCCTCGTGCCCGTGGGCAGCGATATGGACGACGACCTCGGCCGCGCGATCGCGGGCCGGCCCGTGTACGTGCACATCGACTGCGACGTGCTCGAGCCGGGAACGGTGCCGACGGACTATCGCGTCCCCGGCGGGATGACGCTCGCGCAGCTGAGCGCGTGCGCGCGGGCGATCGCGCGGAGCGAAGTGGTCGGCGTACAGATCGCGGAGCTCGAGGCCGACGCCGCCGACCCCGGCTCTTCCAGGCCCGCCGGAGCGATCACCGACGCACTGGAGCCGGTGCTGCAGGCGCTGTCCTGA
- a CDS encoding HhH-GPD-type base excision DNA repair protein — MSLHITADADADQLLSDNPLALLVGMLLDQQIAMETAFTGPLKIRDRIGAMDAATIAGYDPDAFAEAFKTPPAVHRFPGSMAGRVQALCAAVEQDWGGDAAAIWTQGSPSGAEVLARLKRLPGFGEQKAKIFLALLGKQCGFDGPGWRDASAPYGEEGSFRSVADIISPESLTKVREHKRAMKAAAKQQ; from the coding sequence ATGAGCCTGCACATCACCGCCGACGCCGACGCCGACCAGCTGCTCAGCGACAATCCGCTCGCCCTCCTGGTCGGGATGCTGCTGGATCAGCAGATCGCGATGGAGACAGCCTTCACCGGGCCGCTGAAGATCCGCGATCGCATCGGGGCGATGGATGCCGCCACCATCGCCGGCTACGACCCCGACGCGTTCGCCGAGGCGTTCAAGACGCCGCCCGCCGTCCACCGCTTCCCCGGGTCGATGGCCGGTCGCGTGCAGGCGCTGTGCGCGGCCGTCGAGCAGGACTGGGGAGGTGACGCCGCCGCGATCTGGACGCAGGGCTCCCCCTCCGGCGCCGAGGTGCTCGCGCGGCTGAAGCGGCTGCCGGGCTTCGGCGAGCAGAAGGCGAAGATCTTCCTCGCGCTGCTGGGCAAGCAGTGCGGCTTCGACGGACCCGGCTGGCGCGACGCATCCGCCCCCTACGGCGAGGAGGGCTCGTTCCGCTCCGTCGCCGACATCATCAGCCCCGAATCGCTCACGAAGGTGCGTGAGCACAAGCGCGCCATGAAGGCCGCCGCGAAGCAGCAGTAG
- a CDS encoding ATP-binding protein, which yields MSGSALTPRERAVLAAVERRQTNPEIAAELFISVRTVESHIASLRRKLAAESRAALVAAARARHEGSVPVPTDTLHGRDDDLSAVRALLERHGWVTIVGPGGVGKTRLGLETAHGDGERTPLVVELEHAAPDDVATRIARALGLEATPGDLQGAVSVALAARPHLLLLDNADRVGPATVAVVGALRMRVPSVRVLVTSRTPLGAPGEAVHTLRPLGAEGADSPACALLSDRLRAAGADAGDPVLVARIAQRLDGLPLALELAASVARHLPLAELDARLARDLATLDRASPAGRHRSLDTAFGWTWDLLSTQEQDVLRRLAALPRTFDMDLAAAVTGPGTTGVVLRLLDHSLIVPTRTHPGRFRLLAVMREFVHARTEASTIREVLELHAVAVTETARAFIRTARTDASASASHRSAVLCPEVNAALRWMIAAGHPDAMALAADLAVGVEQYGADIDSIDALTDAARDEGVLASATPQQLLAVGMALAFVDIDLVRSLADRAAAGAADDDGTRAAEQLAAWAAAYRGDVETALMHCAAAERLVGEHGGDWDRGAILQARGIALRAGATPDRAAALAAFTASMRAYARAGDLVHVNNVRYMMASVAAEHPDDRERAIGWAAQARAAAEAMQNPHETAHAQLVQAGLGLAGAGDLGDLVDAFRRLGDLRCLHRALMLRAAAAAQPRERIGHLSEALEIATNARDPARQIAAADALVRALAAASDRIGTLAALDRLGALAGAEHARAACPAELLADFAGRGAPA from the coding sequence GTGAGCGGGTCCGCCCTCACACCGCGCGAGCGCGCGGTGCTCGCCGCGGTGGAGCGGCGCCAGACCAACCCCGAGATCGCCGCGGAGTTGTTCATCTCCGTGCGCACCGTCGAAAGTCACATCGCGAGTCTGCGGCGCAAGCTCGCGGCCGAGAGCCGCGCGGCCCTCGTCGCAGCCGCCCGCGCACGGCACGAGGGATCGGTGCCGGTGCCGACCGACACGCTGCACGGCCGTGACGACGACCTCTCCGCCGTGCGCGCGCTCCTCGAACGCCACGGGTGGGTCACGATCGTGGGACCGGGAGGGGTCGGCAAGACCCGCCTCGGGCTCGAAACCGCCCACGGCGACGGCGAGCGCACGCCGCTCGTGGTGGAGCTCGAGCACGCGGCCCCCGACGACGTGGCGACCCGGATCGCCCGCGCGCTGGGCCTGGAGGCCACACCCGGCGACCTGCAGGGCGCCGTCTCGGTCGCGCTGGCCGCGCGCCCGCACCTGCTGCTCCTGGACAACGCCGACCGGGTCGGACCGGCCACCGTCGCGGTGGTCGGCGCCCTGCGCATGCGCGTCCCGTCCGTGCGCGTCCTGGTGACCTCCCGTACCCCGCTGGGCGCGCCGGGGGAGGCGGTGCACACCCTCCGCCCGCTCGGGGCGGAGGGTGCGGACTCGCCGGCGTGCGCCCTGCTGTCCGATCGCCTGCGCGCGGCCGGAGCGGACGCCGGCGACCCGGTGCTGGTGGCGAGGATCGCGCAGCGGCTGGACGGACTTCCGCTCGCCCTGGAGCTGGCCGCATCCGTGGCCCGGCACCTTCCCCTCGCCGAACTGGACGCGCGCCTGGCGCGTGACCTGGCGACGTTGGACCGTGCCAGTCCGGCCGGGCGCCACCGCAGCCTCGACACCGCCTTCGGGTGGACGTGGGATCTGCTGTCGACGCAGGAGCAGGATGTGCTGCGGCGCCTGGCCGCCCTTCCCCGCACGTTCGACATGGACCTCGCCGCCGCTGTGACGGGACCCGGCACGACGGGCGTCGTCCTGCGGCTGCTGGATCACTCCCTGATCGTGCCGACGCGCACGCACCCCGGCCGCTTCCGGCTGCTGGCCGTTATGCGCGAGTTCGTGCACGCCCGCACCGAGGCGTCGACCATCCGCGAGGTGCTGGAGCTGCACGCCGTCGCCGTCACCGAGACCGCCCGGGCGTTCATCCGGACCGCGCGCACCGACGCGAGCGCGTCGGCGTCGCACCGATCGGCGGTGCTGTGCCCGGAGGTCAACGCCGCCCTGCGCTGGATGATCGCGGCCGGTCACCCCGATGCGATGGCACTCGCGGCCGACCTCGCCGTCGGCGTCGAGCAGTACGGGGCCGACATCGACAGCATCGACGCGCTCACCGACGCCGCCCGGGATGAGGGAGTGCTCGCCTCGGCCACGCCGCAGCAGCTGCTCGCGGTGGGCATGGCGCTGGCGTTCGTCGACATCGATCTCGTCCGCTCCCTCGCCGATCGGGCGGCTGCCGGAGCCGCGGACGACGACGGCACACGCGCCGCGGAGCAGCTGGCGGCCTGGGCGGCCGCCTACCGGGGCGATGTCGAGACCGCGCTGATGCACTGCGCGGCCGCGGAGCGGCTCGTCGGCGAGCACGGCGGGGACTGGGACCGGGGAGCCATCCTCCAGGCGCGGGGGATCGCTCTGCGGGCAGGCGCCACGCCGGACCGGGCCGCGGCGCTGGCGGCGTTCACGGCGTCGATGCGCGCGTACGCGCGCGCGGGCGATCTCGTGCACGTCAACAATGTGCGGTACATGATGGCCTCCGTCGCCGCCGAGCACCCGGACGACCGTGAGCGGGCGATCGGGTGGGCCGCGCAGGCGCGCGCGGCGGCCGAGGCGATGCAGAACCCGCACGAGACCGCGCATGCGCAGCTGGTGCAGGCCGGCCTCGGGCTGGCGGGGGCCGGTGACCTCGGTGACCTCGTCGACGCGTTCCGCCGCCTCGGCGACCTCCGCTGCCTGCACCGTGCCCTCATGCTCAGAGCCGCCGCCGCCGCCCAGCCCCGTGAACGCATCGGGCACCTGAGCGAGGCCCTCGAGATCGCCACCAACGCGCGCGATCCGGCACGCCAGATCGCGGCGGCCGACGCGCTCGTGCGCGCGCTGGCCGCCGCATCCGACCGCATCGGAACGCTCGCCGCCCTGGATCGGCTCGGCGCGCTCGCCGGAGCGGAGCACGCCCGCGCCGCCTGTCCGGCCGAGCTGCTGGCCGACTTCGCGGGGCGCGGCGCCCCGGCCTGA